The Spirochaeta lutea genomic interval GATACGTCCCGAGGCAGGTTGAAGCCGTGCTCTAGTAAGTATGCCATCCCCCCCTGGGCAAGACTGTCATTAAAGAAAACAATACCGTCAAAGGGCACGCCGGATTCTAGGAGTCTCTCCATCGCCCGCCGCCCCTCAGGCTCTCTGAAGCCCCCGGGAAGCACCGGCAAGGATGTCTCAGGCCCTAGAGCCAATTCGAGGGCATCACGTACCGCCTGTTCCCGGATCTGATTATCCGAGTTGTCCACCGGACCTGCGATGTAAACAAGATTCTTCCTCCGGTGGTCCAGAATCAGATGTAAGGTTAGAGCCTTCAAGGATGCATGAGAATCAATGGTTATAGAATTCGCCCCAGAGGATGGCCGTTGTAGGGTAACCACGGGCCTCCCGGAGAATTGTTTCATGAACCCTTCGTAAGCGCCTTGATTAAGGGTATGAGCCAGGGTTCCAGCGCTAATGATATAGCCGTCATAGAGCTCGGAACCACTCATGGAGTATACGATATTATGCTGCCCTTCGTTGCGGACCGAAGACTCGATAACCCGTCCCTCGAACACATGCAGATCTACCCGGTTTGTCTGACAGGCTTTGAGAACCCCTTGCCAGATGGGCTCAAGATAGTACCCCTCCAGATTATTTATCAGTAACGCGAGTGTTTTCCTGGCCCTAGCCATGTGCCTGACTCCCTTCCTGGCAGTGTTGATTATGGGATGTTGTAGGTTCCATCCCCATCCTGAAGGATGAGACCGTCATTAATCAAGGTGCTGCTTGCTTGTAAGAACCGGGTTTCGTAATCCCTTGGAGGAGAATCCCCTAAACCCAGATCTTGATAGACCCTGGTATATACCTCATCTCGGGAAACCCCCTGTCCTTGGGCGGTTAATATTCGGAGAATAGCCCCACGAACCTGACGTACAGATCCCTCGAAGGGGGATTGCTTAGTATACTGGCGGCTGCGGCGGTTGGGGTTTATAACAATGCGGCTGAGATAGGCCCCATAATCCATGAGAGCGTAGTACCACCGCCGGGGATTTTGGGTATCCAGGGTTTCTGCAATTAGAGGCATAAGCTCCCCATCAGCTACGCCCTGCTGCCCGTAAAAAAAATGGTGTAAGTATACCCGGCGAATATTGGTCTCTATGAAAACCGTAGGGCGGTTGTAGGCGAAGGCAGGGATGGAGTTGCTTGTATAGGATCCAATTCCCGGAAGGGAGCGCAGCAGCTGAGGATCCTCAGGAAGGAATCCATGGTAGCGTTGCACCACTTCCTGGGCTGATCTATGCAGGTACCCCGCACGCCGGTTGTATCCCATTCCCTGCCAAAGTGAAAGCACCTGGGATA includes:
- a CDS encoding HhH-GPD family protein — protein: MFLSEFMLQQTQTSRVEQKLPEFLRVFPDFASLAAARLSQVLSLWQGMGYNRRAGYLHRSAQEVVQRYHGFLPEDPQLLRSLPGIGSYTSNSIPAFAYNRPTVFIETNIRRVYLHHFFYGQQGVADGELMPLIAETLDTQNPRRWYYALMDYGAYLSRIVINPNRRSRQYTKQSPFEGSVRQVRGAILRILTAQGQGVSRDEVYTRVYQDLGLGDSPPRDYETRFLQASSTLINDGLILQDGDGTYNIP